GACAGCACGCCGCCTGGTACCGATCAGCACGGGAGTGTGATTCTGAAGTCTGAACAGCTGCCGGATGCGCCGGCCGCGACGACGTGCACGTTCGCGGTGGACGGGATGGACTGCTCGAGCTGCGCAGAGACGATCGAGAAGTCGCTGCGCCGCCTCGATGGTGTGGACGGTGTGCGCGTCGACGTCATGGGTGGGCGGGTAGAGGTCGCCTATGCGGGTGACAGTCTGGCACCTGACGATCTCGCGCGGGCGATCACGCGCGCGGGCTATGGTGTGAGCGGGCGGGGCGGCGCAGTGGGCGCGAGCGCGCACACGGGCACGGGCGCCTCCGACGAAGCGCGTGGCTGGTGGGCTCGTCGCGGCCAGCTCGTGCTGGCGGTGGTATCCGGGGTGCTGTGGGCGTCGTCGCTGGCCGCGAAGCACCTGGCGGACATGGAGTCTGCTGCGGCTGTGCTCGCCGTGGGCGCGATGGTAGCGGGCGGCTGGTACATCGTGCCGCGTGGTGTTCGCGCGGCGCTGAATCGGTCGCTCGACATGAACTTCCTGATGTCGATCGCTGCGCTCGGTGCGCTGGTGATCGGCGAGTACGAGGAAGCTGCATCGGCGCTGTTCCTGTTCGCCGTTGCGCAGCTGTTGGAGGCGTACTCGATGGATCGCGCGCGCAATGCGATCCGATCGCTGATGGAGCTTTCGCCGGCGGAGGCGACGGTGCTGCGTGGCGGCCGCGAGGAGCGTATCCCCGCCGACCAGGTGCTTGTCGGTGAACGGGTGGTCGTGCGGCCGGGCGAGAAGATCGCCGTCGACGGCGAAGTGGTCGCGGGAATATCGACCGTGGACCAGGCGCCGATCACGGGGGAGTCCGTGCCGGTGGAGAAGGAGCCGGGCTCCGAGGTATTTGCCGGGACACTGAACGGCGCGGGAGCGCTGGAGGTGCGATCGAGCAGGCCGGCGTCGGACACGACGCTCGCGCGCATCATCCACTCGGTGTCGGAAGCGCAGGCGAGCCGTGCACCGAGCCAGACGTTCGTGGATCGCTTTGCGCGTGTCTATACGCCGATAGTCGTCGCGGTCGCACTTGCCGTATTCGTGCTGCCGCCGGTGCTCGGCGCGGGCACGTGGGCGGACTGGTTCTACCGCGCGCTGGTCCTCCTGGTGGTCGCCTGTCCATGCGCGCTCGTGATTTCCACGCCCGTGACGGTGGTCAGCGCGCTGGCAGGCGCCGCGCGCCGCGGCATCCTGATCAAGGGCGGGCTGCACCTGGAGAACGCAGGTCGTGCGACCATCGTTGCCCTCGACAAGACGGGTACCCTGACGGAAGGGCGCCCGCAAGTGGTAGAGGTCGTCGCGTTCGATGGTGCATCGACGACTGCCGTGCTGGAACTGGCCGCGGCGGCCGAATCACGCAGTGAGCACCCACTCGCGCATGCCGTCATCCGGTACGCCGCGGAGCAGGGCGTTGCGCCCGCACCGGCGTCGACGACGTCCGCGTCTGTCGGCCGCGGTGTGATCGCGACTGTCGACGGCAAAACCGCCTACATAGGCAGCGAGCGGTTCTTCCGCGAGCTGGGTCCGCTCGATGCTGCGGTCGTCGATGTGCTGACTCGCTTCAATGCATCCGGGTCGACGGCGATTCTGGTCGGCGTCGCTCCCGATGCAGACGTGCCGCCCCGCATTACCGGCGCAATTGCGCTGGCCGATCGCATTCGTGCACACGCGCCGGCTGCGCTCCGCGCGATGCACGACGCGGGAATCGAGCGCGTCGTGATGCTCACGGGCGACAGCGATACCACAGCACAGGCGGTGGCCGGCGCGCTCGGCCGGCCGGGGATCGACGAAGTCCGCGCCGGCCTGCTGCCGGACGGAAAGGTCGCCGCGATACGGGAGTTGCGCAGCGCCGGTTTTCGTGTGCTGATGGTCGGCGACGGCGTCAATGATGCGCCCGCACTGGCGGCCGCCGATGTCGGAATCGCGATGGGCTCCGCGGGTACCGATGTCGCGCTCGAGACCGCCGACATCGCGCTCATGGCCGACGACCTCTCGAAGCTGCCGGAGATGGTCCGGTTCGCGCGCAAGGCGGAGGGCATCATCCGCATGAACATCGCGTTCGCGCTCCTCACGAAGGCCGCGTTCGTCGTGCTGGCGGTCGCGGGCGTGGCGACACTCTGGATGGCCGTCCTCGCGGACATGGGTGCCAGCCTGATCGTCATCGCGAACGGCCTGCGTGCGTTGCGCGCATAGCCGCGGGGAGGAATCCCTACAGCCAGGTCGGGGTATCCACCGTTGCTGATGAGACCTGTTTACCCTATCCTTCGTCCATGAACCGACGTCTTCGCCTGCTTGGAGCGCTCGTCGCCCTTCTCGCGTTCTCCGCGTATTTCGCGGAGGGTGTCTGGGCGTCCGTGTGCATGCCGGGCATGGATGAGGCCGCGGCGCACGCCATGGATGCACACGCCGGCATGAACCACGGCGCGCCGTCGCCTTCCGATGATACCCCCGTGCCGGACTGCCCGCTGGGCATGACGAGCATGGGCAGCTCCTGTGTGGCGGTTTCATTGCCATCATCCGTCGAGGTACCGGCGCCGGCCCTCGAGAGCGCAACGGCTGCTGTCACGTCGGGCGACGACATCCACGACAGCCTCCTCACGACCAGTCACTTCCGCCCTCCCCGGGCATAGCTCTCCCGCCGGGCATCCGTCCGGCGTTCGTCCAATCGACACAGACCCTCTGATCCGGCCGCTGGTGCGCCGGAAGTCCGCACGTGCATTCAATCATGTACGCGCGCGGGTCTGGGCGAATACGAGGAAGAGCCATGTCCCGATCCGTTGCCATACTGTCCGTGCTCCTGGCACTGACTCCCGGCCCGATGGCCGCACAGGGTACGAGCGCGATGGCCGCACACGGTGCGACCGCCCGGTCGTCGACCGATCCATCGGTCGCGCCGCTCGCGCACGCACGTGTCGCGGTGCAGGACACGCCGCGGCATCCGGACCTCACGCTGCGCGATGTCTACGAGCTGGCGCGTGAGCGGAGCCTGAACGTACAGGCCGCGCGCGCGGGTGCAGCGGCGGCCGCCGCAAGGGAATCGTCGGCTGGCCTGCCACCGGATCCGCAGGTGCAGCTCAGTGCGATGAACCTGGCGCTGCCGAGCCTGTCGTCCGACATGCCGGGTGCGATGCTGCCGTCGATCCAGCTCATGCAGATGATCCCCACGGCCGGGAAGCTCGGATTGAGCGGCCGCATCGCGCGGCAGAGCACGGCGATCGCGGAGAGCGTCGCGGACGAGGCGTGGTGGGAGGTGCGTGCGCGCGCCGCGATGTTGTTCTACGACATTTACCAGGCCGACCGCCAGCTCATGGTGATGGAGGAGACGCTCGACTGGCTGCGCCAGTTCGCGGATATCGCCGCCACGATGTACTCCGTCGGCAGCGGCACGCAGAGCGATGTGTTGCGCGCCGGTGTCGAGGTCGCGCGCATGGAAGCGGATGTCGCCCGCATGCAAGCCATGCGCACGAGCGCCGCGGCGCGGCTGAACGCCGTGCTCGACCGACCGGCCGGGACACCGGTCGCGACGGTCGCGTTCACACCCGTGCCGGGGGAGCTGCCCGTGGCCGACGCGCTCACAGCCTTCGCCGAGGAGAGCCGCCCCATGCTGGAGCGCGGCCGCCTCGCGGTGGAACAGGCACGCACGCGCGAGACGCTCGCCCGCCGCGAGATCTGGCCGGACCTGTCCGTCGGCGTGCAGTACGGCCAGCGCGGCTCGGACATGGGGACTGAACGCATGGGCAGCCTGATGCTCGGCTTCAGCGTTCCCGTATTCGCCGGCCGCAGGCAGTTCCAGATGCGCACCGAGGCCGCGGCGATGGCGCAGATGGCCGAAGCAGACCTGAGCGACATGCGCGCGCAGGTGGATGCGCGCATTGCGGAGCTCATCGCGGAGCTCGACCGCGCGCGCATGCTCATCAATCTCTACCGCACCGAAGTGCTGCCGCAGGCTGAGGCGAACGTGACGTCCGCACTCGCATCGTATCGTGTCGGCCGCGTGGACTTCATGACGCTTGTCGATGCGCAGATGACACTCAACGAATACCGGCAGGAGCAGTACGCGCTGCTCGCCGAATACGGCAGCCTGGTCGCCGAGCTCGAGATGGCGATCGGCCGTGAGCTGCCCGCGACTGATACCACGATCGTGGAGGA
This Longimicrobiales bacterium DNA region includes the following protein-coding sequences:
- a CDS encoding TolC family protein; its protein translation is MSRSVAILSVLLALTPGPMAAQGTSAMAAHGATARSSTDPSVAPLAHARVAVQDTPRHPDLTLRDVYELARERSLNVQAARAGAAAAAARESSAGLPPDPQVQLSAMNLALPSLSSDMPGAMLPSIQLMQMIPTAGKLGLSGRIARQSTAIAESVADEAWWEVRARAAMLFYDIYQADRQLMVMEETLDWLRQFADIAATMYSVGSGTQSDVLRAGVEVARMEADVARMQAMRTSAAARLNAVLDRPAGTPVATVAFTPVPGELPVADALTAFAEESRPMLERGRLAVEQARTRETLARREIWPDLSVGVQYGQRGSDMGTERMGSLMLGFSVPVFAGRRQFQMRTEAAAMAQMAEADLSDMRAQVDARIAELIAELDRARMLINLYRTEVLPQAEANVTSALASYRVGRVDFMTLVDAQMTLNEYRQEQYALLAEYGSLVAELEMAIGRELPATDTTIVEEV
- a CDS encoding heavy metal translocating P-type ATPase, encoding DSTPPGTDQHGSVILKSEQLPDAPAATTCTFAVDGMDCSSCAETIEKSLRRLDGVDGVRVDVMGGRVEVAYAGDSLAPDDLARAITRAGYGVSGRGGAVGASAHTGTGASDEARGWWARRGQLVLAVVSGVLWASSLAAKHLADMESAAAVLAVGAMVAGGWYIVPRGVRAALNRSLDMNFLMSIAALGALVIGEYEEAASALFLFAVAQLLEAYSMDRARNAIRSLMELSPAEATVLRGGREERIPADQVLVGERVVVRPGEKIAVDGEVVAGISTVDQAPITGESVPVEKEPGSEVFAGTLNGAGALEVRSSRPASDTTLARIIHSVSEAQASRAPSQTFVDRFARVYTPIVVAVALAVFVLPPVLGAGTWADWFYRALVLLVVACPCALVISTPVTVVSALAGAARRGILIKGGLHLENAGRATIVALDKTGTLTEGRPQVVEVVAFDGASTTAVLELAAAAESRSEHPLAHAVIRYAAEQGVAPAPASTTSASVGRGVIATVDGKTAYIGSERFFRELGPLDAAVVDVLTRFNASGSTAILVGVAPDADVPPRITGAIALADRIRAHAPAALRAMHDAGIERVVMLTGDSDTTAQAVAGALGRPGIDEVRAGLLPDGKVAAIRELRSAGFRVLMVGDGVNDAPALAAADVGIAMGSAGTDVALETADIALMADDLSKLPEMVRFARKAEGIIRMNIAFALLTKAAFVVLAVAGVATLWMAVLADMGASLIVIANGLRALRA